ATTCATGGCGGGCGGCTCCGCGACCGTGGCGGCGGCCGCAACGCTGAACCTCACCCTGCTCGGCGACAACCGCCGGATCCCCGCCCGGGCCGGCGAGTCCGAGGCCGAGGCCGTCGAGGACGCCGTACGCCAGATCCGCCTGCTGGACGACCGGCACGGCGCGGACGCCCTCTACCGCAAGGCCGCCGAACCGCTGCGCACCGCCTACGCGCTGCTGGACGCCGGGGCCACCCGGCAGTCCACCGAGGACCGGCTGCACGCGGGCGCGGGCGAACTGGCCATCTCGGTCGGCTGGCTGGCCCACGACTCGGGCCGGTTCGAGGACGCCCGCTCGCACTACGCGGAAGCCCTCGCCACCGCCCGGGTCTCGGGGGACGCCGCCCTGGAGGCGCACGCCTTCAGCAATGCGGCCTTCCTCGCCGGGGACCGCGGGCGGCCCCGCGAGTCCGTCCGGGCCGCCCAGGCCGGCGCCCGGGCGGCCCGCGGCCTCGGCTCCGCCCGGCTGCTGTCCCTGCTCGCCCTGCGCGAGGCGGGCGGCTGGGCCGGGATGGCGGACCGCAAGTCCTGCGAGGACGCTTTGACCCGCGCCCACACCCACTTCTCCCGCGGCCCGGCCCCGGCCGACCCCGAGTGGATGTCGTTCTTCGGCGAGGCGGAGCTGGAGTTCCTGGAGGCCCGCTGCTGGGCGGCGCTGGGCGAGTACTCCCGCGCCGCCCGGCACGCCCGGCGGGCCGCCGACCTCCAGGACCCGCACTTCGCCCGGAACGTCGCCCTCTACACCTCGGAGCTGGCCGACGACCTGGCCCGCGCGGGCGCACCGGACGAGGCGGCCTGGGCGGGCCACCGGGTGCTGGACCTGCTGACCGAGGTGCAGTCGACCCGGGTCCAGTCGATCCTGTCGGGCACGGCCCGCGCCCTGGTCCCGCACCAGCGCTCGCCGCGCGTCGGCGCGTTCCTGACCCGGCACGCGTCCGCCTGACGGGCGGGACGCGGGCACGGTCAGGGGCGGCTGTCCCTACCCGTCGAGGTGACCGGTGTCGTTCCAGCGCTCCACCGCCGGCGCCCCGTACGCCCAGCCGAGGACCGACAGCGAGGTCGGGTCGAGTTTGATCCGGGCGCCGAAGGAGAGGTCCAGGCCGAGCCAGCGGGCGGCGACGGAGCGCAGGATGTGGCCGTGGGCGAAGATCAGTACGTCGCGTTCGGACGAGCGGGCCCAGGTGACCACCTCGTCCGCCCGCGCGGAGACGTCGGCGATCGATTCGCCGCCGCGCGCCCCGTCGCGCCAGATGAGCCAGCCGGGCTGGACCGCGTGGATCTCGGCGGGGGTCATGCCCTCGTAGTCGCCGTAGTCCCACTCCATGAGGGTGTCCCAGGGCGTCGCCTGGAGACCGAAGCCCGCGATGTCACAGCTCTCGCTCGCGCGGATCAGCGGGCTGGTGCGGACCTCGACACCCGGCAGCCCCGCCCAGGGGTCGCGGACCAGGCGCTCGCCGAGCAGCTTCGCGCCCCGCTTCCCCTCTTCCAGCAGCGGGACGTCCGTACGTCCCGTGTGCTTGCCGGACAGCGACCACGCGGTCTGTCCGTGACGGGCCAGCAGGATGCGGGGGGCCATGTCTTTTTCTCCCGGTCCGTAAGGGTTCACCAGCATTGCGCTTCTTGTGATGCTTGTGGTGCTCGTGCCGCTTGTGGTGCTCGTGACGCTTGTGGTGCGGATCATATGGTTCTGTCGTCAGGCCATCATCCATCACACGAACACCAGGCAACCTCCAGGCGCTCATCCGCGTCTTACACCGTATGACTAATTGGCGACGGCCCACCCGATGGTGGGCCGAACTGCTGCTCCTGGGCCTCGTCTACGGCGCCTATTCGGGCGGCCGACTCCTGGCCCGGGGCGACGTGCAGCTCGCCGTCGACCACGGCCTCGCGATCCTCCGCTTCGAGCGGGGCCTGGCCATCGACTTCGAGAGCCCGCTCAACCGGCTCTTCACCTCGCACGCCTGGATCGGCATACCCGCCGACTTCGTCTACGCCTCGCTGCACTACCTGATCACCCCCGCCGTGCTGGTCTGGCTCTACCACCGGCGCCCCGCGCACTACCGCACCGCCCGGACCTGGCTGGTCTCCTCCACCCTGCTCGGACTCGTCGGCTTCGCCCTGATGCCCACCTGCCCGCCGCGGCTGCTCCACCTGGCGCACGGGTTCACCGACACCATGGCCCAGTACAGCTCGTACGGCTGGTGGGGCGCCGAGGCCAGCGCGCCGCGCGGACTCGGTTCCTTCACCAACCAGTACGCGGCGATGCCGAGCCTGCACGTCGGCTGGGCGCTGTGGTGCGGCGTGCTGCTGTGGCGCTACGGGCGCCACCCGCTGCTGCGGGCGCTGGGCGCGGCGTACCCCCTCGTCACCACCCTCGTCGTGATGGGCACCGCCAACCACTACTTCCTCGACGCCGTCGCCGGTGCGGGCGTCATGGGCGTGGGTCTCCTGATCGCGCTGGGCCTGGAACGGCTCGCCGCCCGCCGGTACGCCGCGGCTCCCGCTTCCTCCGCTCCTGCCGGTTTCCGCCGTAAGTCCACGATTGTCAGTGGCGGATGGGACACTTCCGCGGGTGAGCTCCTTCCCGCCCAGCGGCCCTCCGCAGACGACGACGCTCCGGCAGCGGCTCGCTGATCTGCGCGGCCCCGCCGTGCCGCCCCGCCCGCTCGACGCCCGGGCGCTGGCGGCCCTCGCCGCCAACCCGGGCTGCGGCAGACGGGCCCTGCTGGACGGCGCCGGGGTGGACAAGACCGCCCTGGCCTCGGCGCTCGGCTCCCCGGCCGCCTTCGGGCAGTCGCAGTTCGCGATGATCCGCGGCAACTCCTTCGAGGCCAAGGTCAAGGGCGACGGCGGCGCCGAGCTGCTGCGCCTGGTGTACGAGCACCTCGGCGCCGGAGCCGAGCCCCCGGCCCGGGGCGCCCGCGTCCCCGACCTGACCGCCGCCGGTCCCGAGGGCCGCGCCGCCCGGACCGCGCTCGCCCTGCGCGAGGCGACGGCGGCCGCCGCCTGGACCCTGCTCGACCATCCGATGCTCGCGCTGGAGGTCGCCGGGTCCCCCGCCTACTTGGAACCCGACGCCGTCGTGGTGCATCCCGACGGCCGCTGGACCGTCGTCGAGATCAAGTCCTTCCCGATGATCGACGGGACCGCGGACGCGGCGAAGGCGGGCGCCGCCGCCCGCCAGTCCGCCGTCTACGTCCTGGCCCTGGAGCGGATCGCCGCCGTCCTCGCGGGCGCGAGCGTCGGGGAATCGGCCCTGCTGGTCTGCCCCAAGGACTTCTCCAACCTGCCCACCGCGGCCGTCCTCGACATCCGCAAGCAGCGCGCGGTGACGGCGCGCCAGCTGGCCCGGCTCACCCGGGTCGAGGAGCTGGCCGCGGCGCTGCCCGAGGGGCTGAGCTTCGACCCGTCGCGGCCCGCCGGGGAACTGACCGCGGCGGTCGAAGCGGTCGACGCCGCCTACGCCCCCGAATGCCTGGCCTCCTGCGAGCTGGCCTTCCACTGCCGGGAGCGCTCCCGCGCGGCCGACGCGGTGACCACGCTCGGCCGCTCCGTCCGGGGCGAACTGGGCGCGCTGACCACGGTCGGCGAGGCGCTGGCGGCCGCCGCCGGGGCGGGCCCCGCGGACGACCCGACCGCCGCGGCCCTGCACCGGGCGGCCCGGCTGCGCGCCGAGGCCCTGGAATCCGCGGCCCTGGAATCCGCGGCCCTGGATTGCGCCGCCGTCCGCACGGACCCGCTTCCGGAGGCCCTCGCATGCCCCTGCTGAGCACTCTGGCCCGGCTGCAGGCCGTCCGCGCGGGGCGGGCGCAGCCGGTGGCCACCGTCCGGCACCGGCACCTGGCCGCGCGTCCGCTGGTGTTCGTCCCGCTGACCACGGCCGGTGAGGCGGGCGCCCCGCTCGGCGCGCTGGTGGGCACCGACCGGGCGGAGCCGCGGCTGTTCGTCGTCACGCAGCCGCGCGACCGGGACCTGCGCTGGGCGTTCCTGGCGGCGCTGGCGGACGAGGTGCTGCCGTACATCGACGCGTACGCGGACGTGGTGGAGGCCGCCGAGCGGACCGAGACGGATCCGGAGAGCGGCAAGAAGGTCAAGGTGGCCACCGAGCTGTGCGCGGACGCGCCGCAGCTGGTCGTGCCGAGCCGGGCGGGCGTCGAGTACGTCCGGCTGCTCGGGCGGTCGATGCGGTTCCGGCGGACGGCCGAGGAGGATCCGGACGCCCCGCATCCCGCGCCGCCGCGGGTGCCGTTGCTGGGCCGCTGGTTCACGCACCTCGCGGAGCGCTCCCGGGTGCCCGGTTCCTCGATGCTGCTGTCCGCGACGGAGCTGCTGGCCCGGCACTGGGCGAGCGGCCAGAGCAATCTGGAGGACCAGCACCTGGGCGCGCTCCTGGCCTGGATCGATCCGCCGCAGGGCCGGTCGGGCGCGGAGGCGGCGCTGCGTGCGGAGCTGGGCCGGGACCGGGACGGGCAGCTGTTCGTGCCCCCGGCGGGGCCCGCGACCGACCCGGCCTTCGACAACCGGCTGCTGGCCCCGGCGATGGCCCGCTTCGACGCGGCTCGCGGCGCCGACCCCCGGAACGAGGAGGCGCTGGCGCGGGCGGCGGACGAGGTGCGCCGGCTGGTCGAGGCGCAGCTGCGGCCGACCTGGGACGCGGTGTGGCAGGCCCTGGACCTGCTGCGCGCGCTGCCCGAGGGGGCGTATGCCCAGCAGCGCTGGACCCGCGACCGCTGGTCGTACACCGGTCACCGGGACCGGGTCCGGGCGGGTGAACCGCCGCAGCCGCGCCGTGACGACGCGGTGACGGCGGCGCAGAAGCTGGCCACCCGCGAGACCGAGCAGGTCCGGGTGGACGCCCAGGAGGCCCTGGACGACCCGCTGGTGATGGCGGGGCGGCGGCTCGCGGGCGAGGCCTTCGCGGGCGAGGTCACCGAGGTGGTCATGGAGTGGACGGAGTCCAAGCGGCCCTCCCCCCGCCCCCTGGTGACGGTGGCGACGGAGGACCGGCCGCAGCTGCCCGAGGACGGCGGCCGGGCGAAGGTGTACCGCGCGCTGGACGGACGGCCGCAGTCCGCCGAGTTCGTCGGGTACGCCGGACCCAAGGAGGACGGGCTGCTGGTGCTGCGGCTGCTGGACAAGATGGGCCGCGGCAAGGAGCCCGACGCGGGTTCGGTGCCCGGCAAGGGCGACCGGGTGTGCTGGACGCTCTTCGAGCACGACGCGCGGGGCGGGCCGAAGCTGCCCGACCCGGAGAACACGCCGTGGACGCACGGCGGCCCGCCCGGCTCCGGCACCCCCGGAGCCGCGGCCGCCCTGGTGATCCAGCCCGACGCCGTGACCGACGAGGACCTCCTGTGACCACGACCCCGTCCGCGCCCGAATCCGGTTCCGACCCGGGCGCCGCCGCCGCGCGGGCCACCGAGGCGATCCTGCACGACACGCTGCACGGCACCGAGCGGGGCGTGGTCGTCGACTCCCCGCCCGGCGCCGGGAAGTCCACGCTGGTGGTGCGGGCGGCCCGGGAGCTGGCCGCCGCGGGCCGCCGGATGATGATCGTGGCGCAGACGAACGCGCAGGTCGACGACCTGGTGCTGCGGCTCGCCGAGAAGGACCCCGGGCTGCGGGTGGGGCGGCTGCACAGCAGTGACGGCGACGCCTACGACAAGGCGCTGCTGGAGCTGGAGTCGGTGACCCTCTCCGCGAAGGCGGGCGACCTCGCCGAGCTGCCGGTCGTCATCTCGACGGCGGCGAAGTGGGCGCACACCCAGGGTGTGGAGGTGTGGGAGCACGCGATCGTGGACGAGGCGTACCAGATGCGCTCCGACGCGCTGCTGGCCGTGGCCGGGCTGTTCGAACGGGCGCTGTTCGTGGGCGATCCGGGCCAGCTGGACCCGTTCAGCGTGGTCGGCGCCGAGCAGTGGGCGGGGCTGTCCTACGACCCGTCCGCCTCGGCGGTCTCCACCCTGCTGGCGCACAATCCGCAGCTGCCGCAGCACCGGCTGCCGGTGTCCTGGCGGCTCCCGGCGTCGGCCGCGCCGCTGGTCTCGCGCGCGTTCTATCC
This is a stretch of genomic DNA from Streptomyces sp. NBC_00536. It encodes these proteins:
- a CDS encoding tetratricopeptide repeat protein → MAASPHSPNSSFRRLRGQRSPAEFAGMVRRAAKEIGETVSCDARYIGRVESGEIRCPNYAYERVFLHMFPGHTLTDLGFSPREAVRGRSAHRIPSPRIPSPPLSLFSGFTHFSKESDVLRRAFMAGGSATVAAAATLNLTLLGDNRRIPARAGESEAEAVEDAVRQIRLLDDRHGADALYRKAAEPLRTAYALLDAGATRQSTEDRLHAGAGELAISVGWLAHDSGRFEDARSHYAEALATARVSGDAALEAHAFSNAAFLAGDRGRPRESVRAAQAGARAARGLGSARLLSLLALREAGGWAGMADRKSCEDALTRAHTHFSRGPAPADPEWMSFFGEAELEFLEARCWAALGEYSRAARHARRAADLQDPHFARNVALYTSELADDLARAGAPDEAAWAGHRVLDLLTEVQSTRVQSILSGTARALVPHQRSPRVGAFLTRHASA
- a CDS encoding histidine phosphatase family protein — encoded protein: MAPRILLARHGQTAWSLSGKHTGRTDVPLLEEGKRGAKLLGERLVRDPWAGLPGVEVRTSPLIRASESCDIAGFGLQATPWDTLMEWDYGDYEGMTPAEIHAVQPGWLIWRDGARGGESIADVSARADEVVTWARSSERDVLIFAHGHILRSVAARWLGLDLSFGARIKLDPTSLSVLGWAYGAPAVERWNDTGHLDG
- a CDS encoding phosphatase PAP2 family protein translates to MTNWRRPTRWWAELLLLGLVYGAYSGGRLLARGDVQLAVDHGLAILRFERGLAIDFESPLNRLFTSHAWIGIPADFVYASLHYLITPAVLVWLYHRRPAHYRTARTWLVSSTLLGLVGFALMPTCPPRLLHLAHGFTDTMAQYSSYGWWGAEASAPRGLGSFTNQYAAMPSLHVGWALWCGVLLWRYGRHPLLRALGAAYPLVTTLVVMGTANHYFLDAVAGAGVMGVGLLIALGLERLAARRYAAAPASSAPAGFRRKSTIVSGGWDTSAGELLPAQRPSADDDAPAAAR
- a CDS encoding AAA domain-containing protein is translated as MTTTPSAPESGSDPGAAAARATEAILHDTLHGTERGVVVDSPPGAGKSTLVVRAARELAAAGRRMMIVAQTNAQVDDLVLRLAEKDPGLRVGRLHSSDGDAYDKALLELESVTLSAKAGDLAELPVVISTAAKWAHTQGVEVWEHAIVDEAYQMRSDALLAVAGLFERALFVGDPGQLDPFSVVGAEQWAGLSYDPSASAVSTLLAHNPQLPQHRLPVSWRLPASAAPLVSRAFYPYARFRSGTDHGDRRLAYGVPSDGSGPDRVLDEAAESGWGLLELPARHTPRTDPEAVGAVALVVRRALDRGAVTSDERGPGPAPLTADRIAVGTAHRDQAAAVRAALAGLGVTGVTVDTANRLQGREYDLTVVLHPLSGRPDATAFHLETGRLCVLASRHRHACVVVARAGIARLLDDHPSTEPVQLGVTMKFPDGWEANHSVLAHLAEHRVPWKP